A genomic region of Trifolium pratense cultivar HEN17-A07 linkage group LG3, ARS_RC_1.1, whole genome shotgun sequence contains the following coding sequences:
- the LOC123915052 gene encoding uncharacterized protein LOC123915052, with amino-acid sequence MSNVKHHFKILNITGDNYITWNNNLTEYLASEGLDKILEGDNAEVQTADSQELAMKKSKVNRIIKHHLDDGLQTEYSNAKDPKILWDKLKARFGHQRKVLLPSLMDQWNKLRFQDYKSVVAYNSAMHQIIAQLEFCGVAITEEQKLEKTFSTFHASQVLLQQQYRMRGFTEYSDLVAALLVAEQNNELLIKNHQTRPTGTIAYPEINATTFNRGRGGHKRHKGRGGKAHFDGRGRNHGRNHFRGRGRGRGYMNNYRPPKYDQNNKNHQGKGHLLKKRERK; translated from the exons ATGTCAAACGTTAAGCATCATTTCAAAATTCTAAACATAACCGGAGATAATTACATAACATGGAACAACAACTTAACTGAGTACCTTGCAAGTGAGGGGCTCGATAAAATTCTAGAAGGAGATAATGCAGAGGTGCAAACAGCTGACTCACAGGAATTAGCAATGAAAAAATCGAAAGTAAATCGGATAATTAAACACCACCTtgatgatggtttacaaacagAATATTCAAATGCCAAGGATCCCAAAATACTATGGGACAAACTTAAGGCAAGATTTGGACATCAGAGGAAAGTCCTGTTACCTTCATTAATGGATCAGTGGAACAAATTAAGGTTCCAAGATTATAAAAGTGTTGTTGCATATAACTCTGCCATGCACCAAATTATTGCACAATTAGAATTTTGCGGTGTGGCTATAACTGAAGAACAGAAATtggaaaaaacattttcaacttTCCATGCATCCCAAGTATTGTTGCAACAACAATATAGAATGAGGGGATTTACTGAGTACTCTGATTTGGTCGCAGCTCTTTTGGTGGCAGAACAAAACAATGAGCTCTTGATAAAAAACCACCAGACACGTCCCACAGGAACAATAGCATACCCCGAAATAAATGCAACAACATTTAATCGTGGGCGTGGTGGCCATAAACGTCATAAAGGACGAGGGGGTAAAGCTCATTTTGATGGTCGAGGCAGAAATCACGGTCGAAACCACTTTCGTGGTAGAGGTCGTGGACGAGGATATATGAATAATTATAGGCCTCCTAAATATGACCAAAATAATAAGAATCATCAAGGTAAAG GGCATCTGTTgaagaaaagggaaaggaaGTAA